The Cricetulus griseus strain 17A/GY chromosome 9, alternate assembly CriGri-PICRH-1.0, whole genome shotgun sequence genome has a segment encoding these proteins:
- the Znf146 gene encoding zinc finger protein OZF isoform X3, whose protein sequence is MPRGKCSPRPGLAEERGSGAADDRRPAGLAWQRRGDFWERSPVRPLAGWLVGWLAGSPSSAQTRGRQWTFWSLSAGQRGLGSTWRGRRRWAVGVRAAGAEPEGGKQLTST, encoded by the coding sequence ATGCCCCGTGGGAAATGTAGTCCAAGGCCGGGGCTGGCGGAGGAGCGGGGGAGCGGCGCCGCGGACGACAGACGACCGGCGGGCCTGGCTTGGCAGCGTCGCGGAGACTTCTGGGAGCGCTCGCCGGTTCGCCCGCtcgctggctggctggttggctggctcGCAGGCTCGCCCTCGAGTGCGCAGACGCGGGGCCGCCAGTGGACATTTTGGTCTTTGTCCGCGGGTCAGCGCGGCCTCGGGTCCACGTGGCGCGGCAGGCGGAGGTGGGCCGTGGGCGTCCGGGCCGCTGGGGCCGAGCCGGAGGGAGGG
- the Znf146 gene encoding zinc finger protein OZF isoform X5, whose amino-acid sequence MPRGKCSPRPGLAEERGSGAADDRRPAGLAWQRRGDFWERSPVRPLAGWLVGWLAGSPSSAQTRGRQWTFWSLSAGQRGLGSTWRGRRRSS is encoded by the coding sequence ATGCCCCGTGGGAAATGTAGTCCAAGGCCGGGGCTGGCGGAGGAGCGGGGGAGCGGCGCCGCGGACGACAGACGACCGGCGGGCCTGGCTTGGCAGCGTCGCGGAGACTTCTGGGAGCGCTCGCCGGTTCGCCCGCtcgctggctggctggttggctggctcGCAGGCTCGCCCTCGAGTGCGCAGACGCGGGGCCGCCAGTGGACATTTTGGTCTTTGTCCGCGGGTCAGCGCGGCCTCGGGTCCACGTGGCGCGGCAGGCGGAG